One Ciconia boyciana chromosome 16, ASM3463844v1, whole genome shotgun sequence genomic window, tctctgctatggggctggggggccagCTCCTCGCTATGGGGctgagggggatttggggtccccagATCCCcgctggggggctgggggggttgAGGGGGGCttccatggggctgggggcatcTCAGGTCCCTGCTatggggtggggctggggggcagatCCCTGCTGAGGGATTTTGGGGGGCCGCCCCCtaactccccctcccccaggctcGGGGCCCCGCAAGCCTCTGGGGGGGCGCGAGAGCCGGGGTCCCCCCGACCGTGACGAGGACAAGTACCGGCGGCGACCCCCGCTGGCCTGGCTGCCCCCCGCCCtcaggtggggctgggggcgcttggggggctggagggggacacatggggggcacttggggggcTGTTGGGAGGCacttggggggcaggaggggacacatggggggcacttgggggctgTTGGGAGGCActtgggggctggaggggggacacatgggctggggggcacttgggggctggagggggccacatgggggctggggagcacttgggggacacatgggggagtggggggcacttgggggctggGGAACACATGGGGGCACTTGTGGGGCTGTTGGGAGGCActtgggggcaggagggggccaCTTGGGGGCTCGAGGGGGGATatgtgggctggggggcacttggggggctggagggggccacttgggggctggggagcacttgggggacacatgggggagtggggggcacttgggggctggagggggacacatggggggcacttggggggctgaggggcacttgggggctgggggagcacaTGGGGGGCTAGagggggcacttgggggcacttgggggctggggaggtacatggggggctgggggggatcGGGAGGAGCTGGGGGCGGATAAGGGCACTTGGGGgtgccccgcccctccccctcACCCTCGGCCCCTCCCCCAGGTGCCGGGCGCGGGGCCCCCGCCCCCCTGCTGGTGCTGGCGCTGGGCGGGGCCGTGGCCTTcgccgccctcctcctcctcctggggagcctggggcgggggggcggggggacccgGCCCTGGAGCCCCTGCACAACCCCCACCTGCGCGTGGGGCACTgaccccgccccccgccccccaaatccctccccCCCGGGGCACCGCCCCCcgcccacccccaccccgcggAGTGAATAGCCACGCCCCGTGGGGCGTGGCCCCCTTGGAGGGGGCGTGGATGATGGGGTGGGCGGGGTCTCCGGGGGGCGGGGTCTCCTGCGGGCCCGCCCCTCGCTCCAGGGGTAATAAATCCCCCGCGGGGGGCGGAAGCGAGAGGGGGAGCGTGGTCATGGGGCTGCCGGGAACCAgcgcctcccagtgcctcccagtgcctcccagtgcctcccagtaacccctccagtgcctcccagtaacccccagtgcctcccagtaacccccagtgccccccagtaacccctccagtgccccccagtaacccccagcGCCCCCCAGTAACCcctccagtgccccccagtgccccccagtaaCCCCTCCAGTGCTTCTCAGTAACCCCCAGCgccccccagtaacccccagtgcctcccagtaacccctcCAGTGGCCCCCAGTAACTCCTCCAGTGCCTCCCACTAACTGCTctagtgcctcccagtaacccctcCAGcgctcccagtaccccccagtgcccaccagtaccccccagtgcctcccagtaacccctccagtgcctcccagtaacccccagtgcctcccagtaacctctccagtgcctcccagtaacccctccagtgcccccagtgcccccagtaacccctccagtgcctcccagtaacccccagcgcccccagtgcccccagtaacccctccagtgcctcccagtacccccagtgcctcccagtaacccctccagtgcctcccagtaacccccagtgcctcccagtaacctctccagtgcctcccagtaaccctccagtgcccccagtgccccccagtaacccctccagtgcctcccagtaacccccagcgcccccagtgccccccagtaaccctccagtgcccccagtaaccccagtgcctcccagtaacccctccagtgcctcccagtaacccccagtgcctcccagtaacacccagtgcctcccagtaacctcTCCAGTGCTcaccagtgcctcccagtaaccctcACTGCCCTGCAGCTTCTCCCACagcttcccagtgcccccagtaacccccagtaccctcccagtgcccccagtttctcccccagtgcctcccagtatcatgccagtgccctcccagtgccccccagtttCTCCCACAGCTTCCCAGTGCACTCCCAGTATCCTCCCAGTAAACGCCAGCTTCTCTCAAAGTCTCCCAGTAACCCacagtgcctcccagtacctcccagtttctcccagtacctcccagtcTCTCCCACAGCTCTCAGTGCCCCCGGGACctccccagtatcccccagttTTTCCCATTGTCCCCCAGTTTCCTaccagtgccctcccagtaacccccagttcctcccacagcctctcagtgcccccagtaccctcccagtacctcccagtaaccccagtGCTTCTCCATACcaccccagtgcctcccagtaacctcCCAGTGCCCTACCAGTACCTCCCTAGTGCCACacagtgcctcccagtaccctcccagtaacccccccagtgcctcccagtaccctcccagtaacccccagtgcctCTCTGTaccaccccagtgcccccagtaccctcccagtactcccagtgcctcccagtaccctcccagtaatccccagtgcctcccagtaccctcccagtaacccccagtgcctCTCTGTaccaccccagtgcccccagtaccctcccagtactcccagtgcctcccagtaccctcccagtaacccccagtgcct contains:
- the LOC140660299 gene encoding zinc finger protein-like 1; protein product: MGAETLTLHSGSGPRKPLGGRESRGPPDRDEDKYRRRPPLAWLPPALRCRARGPRPPAGAGAGRGRGLRRPPPPPGEPGAGGRGDPALEPLHNPHLRVGH